From a single Gimesia fumaroli genomic region:
- a CDS encoding acetate/propionate family kinase has product MKVLVANLGSTSFKYRLFDMPAEVQLARGGIDRIGEEQSHCFVEIGEHREEHEQNVPDHAAAVNLCLSQLTNPEWGCLDSADEVAGIGFKAVFAGNLSGIRLVDEELLTKMEALADIAPAHNPPYARAMRQLRQAFPEIPLVAALETAFHETIPPENRTYAIPFEWQEEYEVKRWGFHGASHRYIGSRMAELTGKDDLKVISCHLGGSSSLCAMQGGVSKANSLGMSPQTGLPHNNRVGDFDPFALPVLMKATGKSLAELLEDLSSKGGLLGMSGLSGDCRDLEEAAANGHERAQTALGVFHSAIRHYLGAYLTVLGGADAIVFTGGIGENSVSLREKVCSNLEWAGIRLDAERNKSASDEAQIQADDSNVQIWVVPTNEEIVVGRQTVETIEGRS; this is encoded by the coding sequence ATGAAAGTACTTGTCGCCAATTTAGGTTCTACCAGTTTCAAATATCGCCTGTTCGATATGCCCGCAGAAGTGCAGCTTGCACGCGGCGGCATTGATCGGATCGGCGAAGAACAAAGTCATTGCTTTGTGGAAATTGGTGAGCATCGGGAAGAGCACGAACAAAACGTGCCCGACCATGCTGCCGCCGTCAACTTGTGTCTGTCTCAATTGACCAACCCCGAATGGGGCTGTCTCGATTCAGCCGATGAAGTTGCCGGAATTGGATTCAAAGCGGTCTTTGCCGGAAACTTGAGTGGCATTCGTCTGGTAGATGAAGAATTACTGACCAAGATGGAGGCACTGGCAGATATTGCACCTGCTCATAACCCTCCGTATGCCCGGGCCATGCGACAACTGCGTCAGGCATTTCCTGAAATTCCGCTTGTTGCCGCATTGGAAACCGCCTTCCATGAAACCATCCCGCCGGAAAATCGTACCTACGCCATTCCCTTTGAATGGCAGGAAGAATACGAAGTGAAACGCTGGGGATTTCATGGTGCCAGTCACCGGTATATCGGCTCTCGTATGGCCGAACTCACCGGTAAAGATGATCTGAAGGTCATCTCCTGTCACTTGGGAGGCAGTAGCTCTTTGTGTGCCATGCAGGGTGGCGTTTCCAAAGCCAACAGTCTGGGAATGAGTCCCCAGACAGGATTGCCGCACAATAATCGTGTGGGTGATTTTGATCCGTTTGCTCTACCTGTCTTAATGAAGGCCACCGGAAAATCTCTGGCGGAACTTCTGGAAGACTTGTCGAGCAAGGGAGGCCTGTTAGGCATGAGCGGATTGAGTGGCGACTGTCGCGATCTGGAAGAAGCGGCCGCTAACGGGCACGAACGGGCTCAAACGGCTCTGGGCGTGTTCCACTCTGCAATCCGGCATTACCTGGGAGCCTACCTGACGGTACTGGGCGGCGCCGATGCGATTGTTTTCACGGGTGGAATCGGTGAAAACAGCGTAAGTTTAAGAGAAAAAGTTTGCAGCAACCTGGAATGGGCGGGAATTCGCCTGGATGCCGAACGGAACAAGTCAGCCTCAGATGAGGCACAAATCCAGGCGGACGACAGTAACGTGCAAATCTGGGTCGTACCGACCAATGAGGAAATTGTCGTTGGACGGCAAACAGTAGAAACCATCGAAGGGCGTTCGTAA
- a CDS encoding EutN/CcmL family microcompartment protein: protein MFIGRITGSVVSSQKVETMVGQKLFIVEPLRVNEKDQSDLTPTGRSFIVVDTVGAGQGEIVLCVQGSSARFTPETKTLPIDAAIIGIVDQVHVNSKEIFNSKD from the coding sequence ATGTTTATAGGACGTATTACCGGTAGCGTTGTTTCGTCTCAGAAAGTCGAAACGATGGTCGGCCAGAAACTGTTCATTGTCGAACCGTTGCGAGTCAACGAAAAAGACCAGAGTGATCTGACTCCCACCGGACGATCGTTTATTGTCGTCGATACTGTGGGAGCCGGGCAGGGTGAAATCGTCTTGTGTGTGCAGGGGTCATCAGCCCGCTTCACGCCCGAAACCAAAACACTGCCCATCGACGCCGCCATCATCGGCATCGTCGATCAGGTTCACGTGAATTCAAAAGAGATTTTTAACTCGAAGGATTAA